In one Culex quinquefasciatus strain JHB chromosome 2, VPISU_Cqui_1.0_pri_paternal, whole genome shotgun sequence genomic region, the following are encoded:
- the LOC6053397 gene encoding quinone oxidoreductase-like protein 2 translates to MLKSIISHSVRLGRVTVARNVALILRQSSNKAVVLHEVGKPLVLEGVKRIEQLKDDEVRIKVHYCSLNSTDVQIIAGKCPPELKVPLPFIPGHEVSGEVVEIGKNNPNFLKRGDRVVAMNDLQDPNGGLISEMVVKNRDVWAVPPEVPLREMTVMPYGHGTALLTFALHCPLEQNDLLLITAGPAGMGLAAIDLAVNVYKAKVIAICDTESSSDLVREKGAHKTVSMNKNYTKLFKNIADAMGDKKAKIAYDAVGKGLLHLMADFVDPEKGQLFSVDPFFNKETFKASKPEYELPKKKERTEEHEQQVAKLIDNIKHVDLYEYEDEDVYRQMISDTVEMRVQRMVHGHISKVFMMKEIQEAVDFILQKQCTGKVLVDVKCEDDDKCEDEKGAATQEEKKKDD, encoded by the exons atgttaaaatcaattatttcaCATAGTGTTAGATTAGGCCGAGTGACCGTCGCAAGAAACGTAGCGCTAATCCTGCGCCAATCGTCCAACAAGGCAGTGGTTCTGCACGAAGTCGGCAAACCCTTGGTTTTGGAGGGCGTGAAACGGATCGAGCAGCTAAAGGACGATGAG GTGCGAATCAAAGTGCACTATTGCAGCTTAAATTCCACCGACGTGCAGATCATCGCGGGAAAGTGCCCACCGGAGCTGAAGGTTCCACTTCCGTTTATTCCTGGTCACGAAGTGTCCGGCGAGGTTGTCGAGATTGGCAAGAACAACCCGAACTTCCTGAAGCGTGGTGACCGGGTTGTGGCCATGAACGATCTGCAGGATCCGAACGGAGGGTTGATTTCGGAAATGGTCGTTAAAAATCGGGACGTTTGGGCCGTTCCGCCAGAGGTGCCCCTGCGGGAGATGACCGTTATGCCGTACGGACACGGTACTGCGCTGCTAACGTTTGCGCTGCATTGTCCGCTGGAGCAGAACGATCTGCTGTTGATAACGGCTGGACCAGCTGGGATGGGATTGGCCGCGATCGATTTGGCGGTGAACGTTTACAAGGCAAAGGTTATTGCAATTTGTGACACGGAGAGTAGCTCGGATTTGGTGAGGGAGAAAGGGGCTCACAAAACGGTTAGCATGAACAAGAATTACACCAAGCTGTTCAAGAACATTGCGGACGCGATGGGCGATAAAAAGGCCAAGATTGCGTACGATGCCGTTGGAAAGGGACTGCTGCATTTGATGGCAGATTT CGTTGACCCCGAAAAAGGCCAACTCTTCTCGGTGGATCCGTTCTTCAACAAGGAAACGTTCAAAGCTTCCAAACCCGAGTACGAACTGCCCAAAAAGAAGGAACGAACGGAAGAGCACGAACAGCAAGTGGCCAAGCTGATCGACAATATCAAGCACGTCGATTTGTACGAGTACGAGGACGAGGACGTTTACCGGCAGATGATTAGCGATACCGTTGAAATGCGAGTGCAGCGGATGGTTCACGGCCACATTAGTAAAGTGTTTATGATGAAGGAGATTCAGGAGGCGGTAGATTTTATCCTGCAAAAGCAGTGCACCGGAAAGGTGCTGGTGGATGTAAAGTGTGAGGATGATGATAAGTGTGAAGACGAGAAGGGAGCGGCGACGCAGGAGGAGAAGAAAAAAGATGACTGA